The Podospora pseudocomata strain CBS 415.72m chromosome 1 map unlocalized CBS415.72m_1, whole genome shotgun sequence genome has a segment encoding these proteins:
- a CDS encoding uncharacterized protein (EggNog:ENOG503P1UE; COG:S) — translation MASPNFKIAAQLYNPIPLPISTQNEDGSSSFSIRLLSVTSAPGEPIACQLWADPFDKATTRTGYYALSYVWDNASVTEEITINGLPFQATQNLVLALKWFLNPNSPPVRYGLMLSASISAIYPSATTRFALWGRFTPHATRLFVFMAPRLKNTMPRCFASSTRFARIWNIPTCRAKTQVDAAQGQVLCRHG, via the coding sequence atggcCAGCCCAAACTTCAAGATTGCGGCGCAACTCTACAATCCAATTCCACTTCCCATTTCAACTCAGAATGAGGAtggttcatcatcattcagCATCCGTCTCCTCTCGGTCACATCAGCACCCGGTGAACCCATCGCCTGCCAGCTTTGGGCAGACCCTTTCGATAAGGCGACGACAAGAACAGGTTACTATGCTCTGTCTTATGTTTGGGACAATGCATCGGTTACCGAAGAGATCACGATCAATGGGCTGCCCTTCCAAGCGACCCAAAACCTCGTGCTTGCCCTGAAGTGGTTTCTAAATCCGAATTCTCCTCCCGTCCGCTATGGGTTGATGCTATCTGCATCAATCAGTGCAATATACCCGAGCGCAACGACCAGGTTCGCTTTATGGGGTCGATTTACACCTCATGCCACGAGGCTCTTTGTCTTCATGGCTCCGAGGCTGAAGAACACGATGCCAAGGTGTTTCGCTTCCTCAACACGCTTTGCCAGGATTTGGAACATCCCGACATGCAGGGCGAAAACCCAGGTTGACGCCGCTCAAGGACAAGTCCTATGTCGACACGGTTAA
- a CDS encoding uncharacterized protein (EggNog:ENOG503P4U1; COG:S) yields the protein MGDLSPQKSQSPDWSDSGSGTSRDHIDVLHGPVPTRPRLPSRKSSGTMIVSRDASVGPMETDFAPDDVRSMSPRRTSEDIEHLGKEARQELQRHAKALQDSLIVLFNRIEAVKEEHDKLDNHNKFLQKYIGDLMTTSKITASSSRAKK from the exons ATGGGTGACCTTAGCCCGCAGAAATCTCAGAGCCCAGACTGGTCTGATTCAGGCTCCGGCACATCGCGCGACCATATCGATGTCCTTCATGGACCCGTTCCAACACGACCTCGCCTTCCCAGTCGAAAGAGCAGCGGCACCATGATTGTCTCTCGGGATGCTTCTGTCGGGCCGATGGAAACAGACTTTGCGCCAGATGATGTGAGGAGCATGAGCCCGAGAAGAACGAGCGAGGACATTGAGCATCTGGGAAAGGAAGCCAGACAAGAGCTACAAAG GCACGCAAAAGCGCTGCAGGATTCGCTCATTGTGTTGTTCAACCGAATAGAGGCCGTCAAGGAGGAACATGACAAGCtcgacaaccacaacaagTTTCTGCAAAAATACATCGGCGATCTTATGACGACGAGCAAAATCACCGCCTCTAGCAGCCGCGCAAAGAAATAA
- a CDS encoding uncharacterized protein (EggNog:ENOG503P5IW; COG:I), translating to MGHHNRHFAGDPHALEGVLESTNYFCEEDYAVSRYFAEFISTLTILAYVYYALVYIYGPGSKVLFSPRYDFMSISLLVLGIGSFAFHATLRQSMQFADELAMLGLVWSLLQGVLTIGTKRDRILNWLMAFCTELRSLRVKMGLPWAWVLELHGWWHVLTAVSASWFMDIVRKVQEELRDGTSVAGKDSESERLKEL from the exons ATGGGACATCACAACCGCCATTTTGCTGGCGATCCGCACGCGCTGGAGGGTGTTTTGGAGTCCACCAACTA CTTTTGTGAGGAGGACTATGCCGTCAGCAGATATTTCGCCGAGTTTATCAGCACTTTGACAATCTTGGCATATG TTTATTACGCCCTTGTGTACATCTACGGTCCTGGGAGCAAAGTCTTATTCTCCCCCAGATATGATTTCATGTCCATctctctcctcgtcctcggcatcggCTCTTTTGCCTTTCACGCTACCCTCCGCCAGTCAATGCAATTCGCCGACGAGCTTGCCATGTTAGGGCTTGTCTGGTCTTTGCTTCAAGGTGTTCTCACCATTGGGACGAAGCGTGACAGGATACTCAACTGGTTGATGGCT TTTTGTACGGAGctgaggagtttgagggtgaagatggggttaccttgggcttgggtgTTGGAGTTGCATGGGTGGTGGCATGTGTTGACTGCTGTTAGTGCGAGTTGGTTTATGGATATTGTGAGGAAGGTCCAGGAGGAGTTAAGAGATGGTACCAGCGTGGCGGGCAAGGATTCTGAGAGTGAAAGGTTGAAAGAGTTATAG
- a CDS encoding uncharacterized protein (EggNog:ENOG503P346), producing MVWSVSWGVIPDIEILPNIGGAPAAWKGTRADAEAEEDEMDGADEPDLDATIHQASSVPVSDWYQCLCCGGYSTLEVLDILRRIDNDMDLSLLLSRILRGRRMGRMRQNQIEMKQALDIYLEHQ from the coding sequence ATGGTCTGGTCGGTGTCGTGGGGTGTCATCCCCGACATTGAGATTCTCCCAAACATTGGGGGTGCTCCTGCAGCGTGGAAGGGCACCAGGGCCGATGctgaggcggaggaagatgagatggacGGCGCCGATGAACCTGATCTTGATGCGACTATCCACCAGGCATCCTCGGTGCCAGTCTCTGATTGGTATCAGTGCTTGTGCTGTGGTGGCTACAGCACGCTTGAAGTCCTTGACATTCTTCGACGCATTGACAATGACATGGATCTATCCTTACTGTTATCTCGGAtattgagggggaggaggatggggcggATGAGGCAGAATCAGATAGAGATGAAACAGGCACTTGACATTTATTTAGAACACCAATAA
- a CDS encoding uncharacterized protein (EggNog:ENOG503PZVS; COG:P) has product MSSHGSSDEKHAISHSIEKAPASPEVTLTSAGKAKKAKKEKVVHNAELYAAIQEANINPYSKESLKLYLSVFIAFCCACANGYDGSLMTSIIAMESYQAVFPVGDTGPLVSAIFSLYTVGAMVGAPFAAILSDRYGRRVGMFCGGVVINIGMIIISTAMTTPQFIVGRFVLGLGIAVMTVAAPAYAIEIAPPHWRGRFAGFYNCGWFGGAIPAAIVTFGTNYMGNNWSWRVPLILQSAACVLVMGAVWFLDESPRFLMANGREEEAIAFLVKYHGNKDPNSALVRLEVEEMREGIKLDGIDKVWWDYRPLFLTHNGRWRMAQVLMISIFGQFSGNGLGYFNTTIFRKLGVTEIPQQLGYNILNQGISAIGALTAVTLTDKMPRRKVLIIGTTLCSFALAANSGLSAVIANQEAERGEGNFDLSYGKGALASYFLFNVIFSFTYTPLQGVIPTEALETTMRAKGLAASGFIVNAVSFINQFATPIALGNIGYKYIFVFVGWDLFEALMWYLFCVESQGRTLEQLNWVYDQPNPVKASLKVDKVVLADDGTVIETAARGVSGNADRADAI; this is encoded by the exons ATGTCGTCGCACGGTTCTTCTGACGAGAAGCACGCTATCTCTCACAGCATTGAGAAGGCGCCTGCTTCTCCCGAGGTTACCCTCACCAGTGCcggcaaggccaagaaggcaaagaaggagaaggtggtcCACAAT GCCGAGCTTTATGCTGCCATCCAGGaggccaacatcaacccatACAGCAAGGAGTCGCTCAAGCTCTACT TGTCCGTCTTCATTGCCTTCTGCTGCGCCTGTGCCAACGGTTACGATGGCTCCCTCATGACCTCAATCATCGCCATGGAGTCCTACCAGGCCGTCTTCCCCGTCGGTGACACCGGCCCGCTTGTCTCGGCTATCTTCTCCCTCTACACTGTCGGTGCCATGGTTGGTGCCCCATTCGCTGCTATCCTCTCGGATCGCTATGGTCGTCGCGTTGGCATGttctgtggtggtgttgtcatcAACATTGGTATGATTATCATCTCCACAGCCATGACCACCCCCCAGTTTATCGTTGGTCGCTTCGTCCTTGGTCTGGGTATTGCCGTTATGACCGTCGCCGCCCCCGCCTACGCTATCGAGATCGCCCCCCCACACTGGCGTGGACGTTTCGCTGGTTTCTACAACTGCGGTTGGTTCGGTGGTGCCATTCCCGCTGCCATTGTCACTTTCGGCACCAACTACATGGGCAACAACTGGTCGTGGCGTGTGCCTTTAATTCTCCAGTCCGCTGCTTGCGTGCTCGTCATGGGTGCTGTCTGGTTCTTGGATGAGTCTCCCCGTTTCCTGATGGCCAACGGccgcgaggaggaggccatcgcTTTCCTTGTCAAGTACCACGGCAACAAGGACCCCAACTCTGCCCTTGTTAggcttgaggttgaggagatgAGAGAGGGTATCAAGCTCGACGGTATCGACAAGGTCTGGTGGGACTATCGCCCCCTGTTCCTCACCCACAACGGCCGCTGGCGTATGGCCCAGGTGCTCATGATTTCCATCTTTGGTCAATTCTCTGGCAACGGTCTCGGTtacttcaacaccaccatcttccgCAAGTTGGGTGTCACTGAGATTCCCCAGCAGCTCGGCTACAACATTCTCAACCAGGGCATTTCCGCCATTGGTGCCCTTACTGCCGTCACGCTTACCGACAAGATGCCTCGCCGCAAGGTCCTCATCATCGGTACCACTCTCTGCTCCTTTGCTCTGGCTGCCAACTCGGGTCTTTCCGCCGTGATTGCCAAccaggaggccgagaggggTGAGGGCAACTTCGACCTCAGCTACGGCAAGGGTGCTCTCGCCTCTtacttcctcttcaacgtAATTTTCTCGTTCACCTACACTCCCCTCCAGGGTGTCATCCCCACCGAGGCTCTCGAGACCACCATGCGTGCCAAGGGTCTGGCTGCTTCCGGCTTCATCGTCAACGCCGtctccttcatcaaccagTTCGCCACCCCCATTGCTCTCGGAAACATTGGATACAAGTacatcttcgtcttcgtcggCTGGGATTTGTTTGAGGCGCTTATGTGGTACCTCTTCTG CGTTGAATCCCAAGGCCGCACCCTCGAGCAGCTTAACTGGGTCTACGACCAGCCCAACCCCGTCAAGGCCTCGCTCAAGGTCGATAAGGTCGTCCTCGCCGACGATGGTACCGTCATTGAGACCGCCGCGAGGGGCGTTTCCGGCAATGCTGACCGCGCCGATGCCATCTAA
- a CDS encoding uncharacterized protein (COG:E; EggNog:ENOG503P1KM) has protein sequence MDKIQRGVARSRALLPRITHRPLPSGASYLHFGDYGTRNAMTKHELQRLKDQLIEANTNPQTGRQLFLPAFKPQTLGHLERSQELLTKEGKADDYAWLVSSRVWEEERKGLPKLLVLASPGFKVFSSGHHLTEIKNGSPEEVREIFALCAEVMSLIRRSAILVMGKIHGIASGAGAQLALATDVPVASRSLTELWLPGADLGLPCTSPAAGLSRVLGTRRTWLELAKGGYVRADLKLHGVEVDDPATKTVEDKSQYEQQANILFEGPPSSEKSLPRRSAEDIVRDRLSLDHLVYRLARRLTKRDTQQTAITKWAFWTQIGLRGQPHVNADGVEVDGCGGDGFEDAVAFAGRVMALHSQSEVAKEGISRFLQENAMRKQTNKTEVEMNETTR, from the coding sequence ATGGACAAGATTCAACGAGGAGTTGCGAGGTCACGCGCACTCTTGCCTCGAATAACGCACCGACCCTTGCCTTCCGGCGCGAGCTACCTCCACTTTGGAGACTACGGAACACGAAATGCTATGACGAAGCACGAGCTTCAGCGGCTCAAAGACCAGTTGATAGAAGCAAACACAAACCCACAAACAGGCCGCCAGTTGTTTCTCCCCGCCTTTAAGCCCCAGACTCTTGGACACCTGGAACGTTCTCAGGAGCTCCTTACGAAAGAGGGCAAAGCAGATGATTACGCATGGCTTGTCTCCAGCCGTGTCTGGGAAGAAGAGCGTAAAGGATTGCCAAAATTGCTTGTGCTCGCTTCACCTGGCTTCAAGGTTTTCAGTTCTGGCCATCACCTGACGGAAATCAAGAATGGCTCCCCGGAGGAAGTCAGGGAGATCTTCGCCCTCTGTGCTGAAGTCATGAGTCTGATTCGCCGCAGCGCCATACTGGTCATGGGCAAGATCCACGGTATTGCGAGTGGCGCTGGGGCACAACTCGCCCTGGCCACAGACGTTCCTGTTGCGAGCAGGTCTCTCACCGAACTTTGGTTGCCTGGCGCTGACCTTGGCCTTCCCTGCACAAGTCCTGCTGCAGGACTGAGTCGTGTTCTAGGCACCCGAAGAACCTGGCTTGAGCTCGCAAAAGGTGGATATGTACGGGCGGACTTGAAACTGCATggtgtggaggttgatgaccCTGCCACCAAAACTGTAGAAGACAAGTCACAGTATGAGCAACAGGCAAATATCCTTTTTGAGGGACCTCCATCGTCGGAGAAATCTCTGCCTCGTAGATCCGCCGAGGACATTGTGCGAGATCGCCTATCGCTGGACCACCTGGTCTACAGGTTGGCGAGGCGACTCACGAAGAGAGATACTCAGCAAACGGCTATCACGAAGTGGGCGTTTTGGACCCAGATTGGTCTTCGAGGTCAGCCTCACGTCAACGCTGATggcgtcgaggttgacggcTGCGGCGGGGATGGTTTTGAGGACGCCGTTGCGTTTGCTGGCAGAGTCATGGCATTGCACTCACAAAGCGAGGTCGCCAAGGAGGGAATATCTCGATTCTTGCAGGAGAACGCGATGCGGAAGCAGACAAATAAGACTGAGGTTGAGATGAACGAAACCACGAGGTAG
- a CDS encoding uncharacterized protein (COG:E; EggNog:ENOG503P1KM) has product MASEEPERRPLLAATSGALDAGVAGADTRQRTGSGEEGRGETGTFKRNLGTLEAFAIVISIVIGSGVFTSPGSIDTNVPSPGAALVIWFVGGVLAWTGASTMAELGTAIPGEGGVQPYLKYIFGDVFGFLAAWTWVVAVMPATLAILSIVFIESIYSAAGVTDQGGTLLHKLLSIVVLSVISVANSISTKASTRLNNFFVVTKFVTIAAIVIAGVVVVILQLVDRNRTVGGGDWVKQPWFGYRDSVNPDGSVTHWADVTQWELFGYLSAALYAALWAYSGWDKAIYISAELSSPARQLPLAINTSIPTIILCFITANAAYYILLPWNVVSRTDSVATAITRLLGPAFGILAAVFICLVVAGSLLGNSFVAGRMAVAAANQSWLPKPLSIVGRIGFKPEERETTSDAPVNAIIVSTILSSLYILLGNFRALLTFNGLGEYTFFFLTVVGAIVLRYREPQLARPYKPLIAIPIVFALVSGFVVVRGAVFAPVPAVVLVGLWVAGLVFYFVRRRYQERGLE; this is encoded by the exons ATGGCATCAGAAGAACCAGAACGCCGGCCTCTGCTGGCTGCAACAAGTGGTGCGTTGGATGCTGGAGTCGCCGGGGCGGACACGCGGCAACGCACAGGTTcaggggaggaaggaagaggagaaacTGGGACTTTTAAACGCAATCTCGGCACTCTGGAGGCTTTTGCAATTGTCATCAGTATTGTGATCGGAAGTGGCGTGTTCACCTCCCCTGGCTCTATCGACACCAATGTCCCCTCTCCTGGTGCGGCTCTCGTGATTTGGTTTGTGGGTGGTGTATTGGCATGGACTGGAGCTAGTACTATGGCGGAGTTGGGGACTGCTATTCCTGGCGAAG GTGGTGTACAGCCGTACCTCAAGTACATATTCGGTGACGTGTTTGGTTTCCTTGCGGCTTGGACCTGGGTAGTGGCAGTGATGCCCGCAACATTGGCCATCTTGAGCATCGTTTTCATTGAAAGCATCTACTCAGCTGCCGGAGTCACAGATCAAGGGGGTACCCTCCTTCACAAACTGCTTTCGATCGTCGTCCTTTCTGTCATCAGTGTCGCCAATTCGATCAGTACCAAGGCCAGCACAAGGCTCAATAACTTCTTTGTCGTCACAAAGTTTGTCACCATCGCCGCGATTGTTATTGcgggcgttgttgttgtcatttTGCAGCTTGTGGATCGGAACCGAacggtgggtggtggtgactgggTCAAGCAACCTTGGTTTGGATATCGAGACAGCGTCAACCCCGACGGCAGCGTGACGCATTGGGCCGATGTTACCCAGTGGGAGCTTTTTGGATATCTCTCCGCTGCTCTTTACGCTGCTCTGTGGGCATATTCTGGCTGGGACAAGGCGATCTACATCTCTGCCGAGCTTTCATCACCGGCGCGCCAACTACCCCTGGCCATTAACACCTCCATACCGACCATCATCCTCTGCTTCATCACAGCCAACGCAGCTTACTACATCTTACTGCCATGGAATGTGGTTTCAAGAACGGATAGCGTTGCT ACGGCAATAACCCGACTTCTTGGTCCTGCCTTTGGCATCCTTGCGGCTGTATTCATCTGTCTAGTGGTTGCTGGTTCTCTCCTAGGAAACTCATTTGTGGCCGGACGTATGGCAGTCGCAGCAGCAAATCAGAGCTGGTTGCCCAAGCCACTCAGCATTGTTGGGCGCATTGGGTTTAAGCCGGAGGAGCGCGAAACGACGTCGGACGCCCCAGTCAACGCCATCATCGTATCCACAATTCTCTCCTCGCTATACATTTTGCTTGGAAACTTCAGGGCGTTGCTGACTTTCAACGGGTTGGGAGAGTACACGTTCTTCTTTCTGACGGTTGTAGGGGCTATTGTTCTCAGGTACAGGGAACCGCAATTGGCTCGGCCATATAAACCCCTTATTGCCATCCCAATCGTGTTTGCGTTGGTCAGCGGGTTTGTCGTTGTTCGGGGAGCTGTCTTCGCGCCTGTTCCCGCCGTTGTCTTGGTCGGGTTATGGGTAgcggggttggtgttttaCTTTGTCCGTAGGCGATACCAAGAGCGGGGGTTGGAGTGA
- the SAM4 gene encoding AdoMet-homocysteine methyltransferase (EggNog:ENOG503NW28; COG:E): MSIRFQTPTMEGRKPRTIKFLDGGLGTTLETIHGVKFSESTPLWSSHLLLTDLQTLADCQMSFAKAGADVITTATYQVSIDGFKNTKTENWPNGVPLPNIGHFLKDAVSIARRAAGKVGGRVALSLGPYGATMIPSTEYTGHYDIEPSQDIVDKLFHWHSERYNLYVQVPKLLFDVSYIAFETIPRLDEILAIRRFLNADISEGVTLGPREFYHDIPVWISVLFPGDDDKMPDGTSVEDAVAAMISKEFGSKTPQFVGINCTQVSKLKGLVRQFTKAVEKLVATGAVEKWPGLVLYPDGTKEGERYNTATKEWEISGEGSKETAEDVSWERQLAMVVKEAYDTGGWSSFLIGGCCRTTPENIHRLTWAIRE; encoded by the exons ATGTCGATTCGTTTCCAGACGCCAACAATGGAGGGCCGTAAGCCTAGAACCATCAAATTCCTTGACGGTGGTCTTGGAACCACCCTCGAAACTATCCATGGCGTCAAGTTCTCCGAGTCGACGCCCCTCTGGTCCTCCCACCTTCTCTTGACAGACTTGCAAACCCTGGCGGACTGCCAGATGTCGTTTGCCAAAGCTGGTGCAGATGTCATCACAACCGCTACATACCAGGTGTCGATCGATGGGTTCAAGAATACAAAGACAGAGAACTG GCCGAACGGTgtgcccctccccaacatAGGCCACTTCCTCAAAGATGCTGTCTCCATCGCCAGGAGGGCCGCCGGCAAGGTTGGTGGCCGAGTCGCTCTCAGCCTTGGACCGTATGGAGCTACGATGATACCTTCAACTGAGTACACCGGCCACTACGACATCGAGCCTTCCCAAGACATCGTCGATAAACTCTTTCATTGGCACAGCGAGCGGTACAACCTCTATGTTCAAGTCCCCAAACTGCTGTTCGATGTGTCCTACATTGCGTTCGAGACCATCCCTCGATTGGACGAGATACTAGCAATCAGGCGCTTTTTGAACGCGGACATCAGCGAAGGGGTAACGCTAGGCCCGCGCGAGTTTTACCATGACATTCCTGTCTGGATCAGTGTTCTGTTCCCTGGCGATGACGACAAAATGCCGGATGGCACTAGTGTAGAAGACGCGGTAGCCGCTATGATTAGCAAAGAGTTTGGAAGTAAGACGCCACAGTTTGTTGGGATCAACTGTACGCAAGTTTCCAAGCTCAAAGGTCTAGTTCGACAGTTTACCAAGGCTGTGGAAAAGCTGGTCGCGACGGGGGCCGTGGAAAAATGGCCTGGTTTGGTATTGTATCCTGATGGCacgaaggagggagagcggTACAATACTGCGACAAAGGAGTGGGAGATATCGGGGGAGGGTTCCAAGGAGACAGCGGAGGATGTATCATGGGAACGTCAGCTTGCTATGGTGGTCAAGGAGGCTTATGATACTGGGGGATGGAGTTCATTCTTGATCGGTGGCTGTTGCAGAACTACGCCTGAAAACATCCACAGGCTTACGTGGGCGATCCGTGAGTGA
- a CDS encoding uncharacterized protein (EggNog:ENOG503P0EU; COG:S) codes for MAPEVGESRVFGPEVSISDLIELPGTLFRRFSPHHVYKILPVVFHSSISASVTLPLMEMPLVAHRHTTLTTPMPWQDFEPIGFHPDGLPRGVTSSLGSHSPTGTYPKVLSLGGSSGNGWTIRHLRHLPLPPVHAFEGERGSHHNVHINLCRPSPKIVPESFCDSSIFIPPCHGKSVSLRSHTSHHLLSFNGRSIDVSVWTKPCPEYAIGLRENHPGAHGGWRSRLGRT; via the exons ATGGCTCCCGAGGTCGGAGAAT CTAGAGTCTTCGGACCAGAAGTTTCAATCTCAGATTTGATCGAG TTGCCTGGTACACTCTTTCGACGTTTCTCTCCCCACCATGTCTACAAGATTCTTCCCGTTGTCTTCCATTCATCTATCTCCGCCTCTGTCACTCTTCCCTTGATGGAGATGCCACTGGTGGCTCACCGCCACACAACATTGACGACCCCGATGCCCTGGCAGGATTTCGAGCCCATTGGTTTCCACCCCGACGGTCTTCCACGGGGTGTGACAAGCAGTCTGGGAAGCCATTCGCCAACGGGGACATATCCGAAGGTTCTTTCGCttggtggcagcagcggtAATGGCTGGACAATCAGGCATCTTCGCCACCTTCCATTACCTCCCGTGCACGCGTtcgagggagagagagggtctCATCACAATGTCCACATCAACTTGTGCCGCCCATCGCCAAAGATCGTACCAGAGTCTTTTTGCGACtcatccatcttcatcccGCCTTGTCACGGAAAATCAGTCTCGCTGCGTTCCCACACctctcatcacctcctctcGTTCAATGGCAGGTCTATAGATGTTTCTGTTTGGACCAAACCGTGTCCGGAATATGCGATAGGATTAAGAGAAAACCACCCTGGGGCACACGGCGGTTGGAGAAGCCGGTTAGGGCGGACCTGA
- a CDS encoding uncharacterized protein (EggNog:ENOG503NZDP; COG:S), translated as MSKCRYIRGDEGRSIQIRPALACSEILVKKQAGVPFQQLRYQTPSYGDSQQVDTMWSLEALFLAGLASGLTVVEHKPFMRKNIDPIVYPGQYVSHMHSFYGSDALTKDLPTTAELQKGCPSGENPNDLSVYWAPTLYYVNGNTHTEIYPATFKTYYENIDRAEIPFPRDLVMVAGNASAKSQTDVQENLNMITWWCDGNGPEDRNRRDRAALPLSTCSAHLQAILRFPDCVNPDKISEYTYAAAQGNKCPVGMKRMPSLRFSIRYNTRGAIPQGWKGVPPIKLACGEIGVGYCFHGDFINGWYDDAAKAMLQAKGQSFMRIDGAHGNGKTYSKCKAKDQDPNNGTSDYHKSLEMMGKGGHS; from the exons ATGTCCAAGTGCCGATATATCAGGGGAGATGAGGGAAGAAGCATACAAATACGTCCAGCACTCGCCTGCTCTGAGATCCTCGTCAAGAAGCAAGCCGGAGTTCCCTTCCAACAACTTCGATATCAAACACCGTCATACGGAGACTCCCAGCAAGTTGATACAATGTGGTCCCTTGAAGCTCTATTCCTGGCTGGCCTTGCATCAGGCCTGACCGTGGTTGAGCATAAGCCCTTCATGCGCAAGAACATCGATCCGATTGTCTACCCCGGCCAATACGTCTCCCACATGCACTCCTTCTACGGCTCAGACGCCCTGACCAAAGACCTCCCTACAACAGCAGAACTACAAAAAGGATGTCCCTCCGGAGAGAACCCAAACGATCTTTCTGTCTACT GGGCACCAACCCTCTACTACGTCAACGGAAACACCCACACGGAAATCTACCCCGCCACCTTCAAAACCTACTACGAAAACATCGACCGCGCCGAGATCCCCTTCCCCCGCGACCTCGTAATGGTAGCAGGCAACGCCTCTGCCAAATCCCAAACCGACGTCCAGGAAAACCTCAACATGATCACCTGGTGGTGCGACGGCAACGGCCCCGAAGATCGCAACCGGCGTGACCGCGCAGCCCTCCCGCTGTCGACTTGCTCGGCCCATCTACAGGCCATCCTCCGGTTCCCGGACTGCGTCAACCCCGACAAGATCTCCGAGTACACGTACGCCGCCGCCCAAGGGAACAAGTGCCCGGttgggatgaagaggatgccTAGCTTGCGGTTTTCGATCAGGTATAATACCCGCGGGGCTATTCCTcaggggtggaagggagtGCCGCCTATCAAGTTGGCTTGTGGGGAG ATTGGTGTTGGGTATTGCTTCCATGGCGACTTTATAAACGGCTGGTATGACGACGCGGCAAAGGCAATGTTGCAGGCGAAGGGACAGTCTTTTATGAGGATTGATGGTGCTCATGGGAATGGCAAGACCTACAGCAAGTGCAAGGCAAAGGACCAGGATCCTAACAATGGGACTAGTGACTATCACAAGAgtttggagatgatgggcaAGGGTGGGCATTCTTAG